Genomic segment of Candidatus Cloacimonadota bacterium:
CCGAAAGGATATCTACCGTTCGACTTGCATGCCTAATCCACGCCGCCAGCGTTCGTCCTGAGCCAGGATCAAACTCTCCATCATTAACTAAAATGATTGAACTGACAAGAGCTTCTTATTCACTGTTTCTCTATAGCACTCTATAAACTCGTAAAAGATCAAATTGTTCCCGCTCTCGTCGAGCAGGTTTTGCCAATTTCTTTAGAGCCATTATTTTGTCAATACATTTTTTGCATACTTTTTAATCTATAAGACATCTCTATATGCTATATGGCATTCCTACAAGTCCATGCAAGCACGAAAAAATTATCTGAGCCTCAATTATTTAGCATCAGGGGTATTTGCATTAGTAATGGAGTCTTATTCCTACCGGGCGGTGATCGGATATTTTCTCGTAATAAACCGATAGGCCACCAATAATATCGAAATTCTCCACTCGAATGCTGTTACAGAATGATCCTCCCACGTTAAAATCCTCGAATAATTCATTGCTGATAAGAATGTGATCGAGAATACTATTGTAGCGTGGATAAGATACTGTATTCAAAGTGGGATTAAGTGCAATGGGCATGGTGGCAAAATAGTATTCATCAGGCTTATCTAGAAAAGGGAGAAATACATTTGTATCTTCAGGTTCCTGAATTTGATCGTTAAGGTCACCCAATACAATTACCTTATCGTCGGGATGATTGGTATCGATGTATTCTTCCAGCATTGTAGAAGCCAGCCTGCGTCTCACTTCTTCATCCCATTCATTATTTTCATTTACGATATTGTCGCCTAATGCTTTGTAATGGTTGTTGATCAAGATATAATTCGTATCCTCAAAAACTATATCTAATACATACGGGGGGCGGGGAAAAGGATTGCTATCATCATTGAAGACAGTATATTCATCATTAACTCTTACCACCGAGTTTTTATAGAGGTATGCCAACCTGTATGAGGACGTAGCATTATATACTAAGGGCTGATAATCGTTTAACTGATTTGCCATAGTGAAAAACGCCGAAGCATCGTTAATTTCCTGAAAAGCAATAATTTCTACATCTAGGGCTGGAATAATCTCCACCAAAAGTTGAATAGTATCATTGCTTAAAGGAAAGGTCTTCAGATTCCATGTAACAATATCCAAAGTACTTTCAGTGCCAAATGCATATGGGTTTTCTTCTATTGGTGGAGGCGTGAGAGACTGATTTTTGCCACAGGATATCAGATTGAGCAATACAACAATCAAGATCCCATAAAGTTCAATTTTATTTATCATTTTAATTCCTTAGTGCTAATAAGCTTCACATTATATGGAAGGTTT
This window contains:
- a CDS encoding endonuclease/exonuclease/phosphatase family protein — protein: MINKIELYGILIVVLLNLISCGKNQSLTPPPIEENPYAFGTESTLDIVTWNLKTFPLSNDTIQLLVEIIPALDVEIIAFQEINDASAFFTMANQLNDYQPLVYNATSSYRLAYLYKNSVVRVNDEYTVFNDDSNPFPRPPYVLDIVFEDTNYILINNHYKALGDNIVNENNEWDEEVRRRLASTMLEEYIDTNHPDDKVIVLGDLNDQIQEPEDTNVFLPFLDKPDEYYFATMPIALNPTLNTVSYPRYNSILDHILISNELFEDFNVGGSFCNSIRVENFDIIGGLSVYYEKISDHRPVGIRLHY